One genomic segment of Photobacterium sp. DA100 includes these proteins:
- a CDS encoding amidohydrolase family protein, which produces MKVLVKNAALFDGENEALRHDCSLLVEDGVITKIYQYEAVLEDVDQTIDAAGYTVIPGLIDAHTHIALSDSFDKIDLMTQEEVAVRSTVIAKEMLERGFTSVRDVGSNCYGLKQSIDNGFVPGPRIYPSYAGISQTCGHADYRQNRAQRSNFNRGIEDSSFMRQGHLILADGVPECLKRTRDQIFKGASQIKVFGGGGASSLFDPLDTIQYTRDELRAIVETVTNYGSYVCSHIHAQPAMKIAIEEGVKSLEHATFMDDEVASMCLDNDVWVVPQYATAELIANRMIPLGSEILYQKTERVGKGLLKQAELVDKYGLKCAFGTDLVGTPEVHAKQNMEFSARKKYFGSFRGIKQATSDTGELLKMSGLLDPYPEAKLGVLCPGAFADMLFVKGNPVADLDILANPDNIKVVMKGGAVFKDIRE; this is translated from the coding sequence ATGAAAGTATTAGTTAAAAATGCCGCCTTGTTTGATGGCGAAAACGAAGCGCTACGCCATGATTGTAGTTTGCTGGTGGAAGATGGGGTGATCACTAAGATTTACCAGTACGAGGCTGTGCTCGAAGATGTTGATCAAACCATAGATGCCGCAGGCTACACGGTGATCCCGGGCCTTATTGATGCCCATACCCATATTGCACTGTCTGATAGCTTCGACAAGATTGATCTGATGACGCAGGAAGAAGTAGCTGTCCGTTCGACAGTGATTGCCAAGGAGATGCTGGAGCGCGGCTTTACCTCGGTGCGTGATGTTGGCAGTAACTGTTATGGCCTTAAGCAAAGCATCGACAATGGCTTCGTGCCGGGGCCAAGGATTTACCCGAGTTATGCGGGGATCTCGCAAACTTGTGGTCATGCGGACTATCGCCAGAACCGTGCGCAGCGTTCAAACTTCAATCGCGGCATCGAAGATTCCAGCTTTATGCGCCAGGGGCATCTGATTCTGGCTGATGGTGTGCCAGAGTGCTTGAAGCGCACCCGTGATCAAATATTCAAAGGTGCATCGCAAATCAAGGTCTTCGGCGGGGGCGGCGCTTCGTCATTGTTCGACCCACTGGATACGATCCAATACACCCGTGATGAACTGCGAGCCATCGTTGAAACCGTGACAAATTACGGGTCGTATGTCTGTAGTCATATCCATGCCCAGCCGGCAATGAAAATCGCGATTGAGGAAGGGGTGAAGTCGTTGGAGCACGCCACTTTTATGGATGATGAAGTCGCCAGCATGTGCCTTGACAATGATGTTTGGGTGGTACCGCAATATGCCACGGCTGAGCTGATTGCCAATCGCATGATCCCGCTAGGTAGTGAGATTTTGTATCAGAAAACTGAGCGTGTCGGCAAAGGTTTGTTAAAGCAGGCTGAGTTGGTAGATAAATACGGTTTGAAATGTGCCTTTGGTACAGATTTAGTCGGCACACCCGAAGTGCATGCCAAGCAGAACATGGAGTTCTCTGCGCGTAAGAAGTATTTCGGCTCGTTCAGAGGTATCAAGCAGGCTACGTCAGACACCGGTGAGTTGTTGAAAATGTCTGGGCTATTGGATCCTTATCCAGAAGCCAAGTTGGGTGTACTGTGTCCGGGGGCATTTGCCGATATGCTGTTTGTTAAAGGAAATCCGGTGGCAGACCTCGATATCCTGGCCAACCCCGATAACATCAAGGTGGTCATGAAAGGTGGTGCTGTCTTTAAAGATATTCGCGAGTAG
- a CDS encoding TerC family protein, with amino-acid sequence MSLLSYEGFAVLTIFMLALDLYQTRGGKVTIKKAAIWSVFWVMLALAFNVVIYLYWPLMAPESSYTNSEAATAFLTGYLLEKSLSVDNLFVFALIFSQFAVPEAIRPRVLMLGVVGALILRAIMIAVGAELLTQFHWVLYVFAAFLLYTGYKLWREDEEEQEDFSQSLPVRLVKKCFRVTDDYRGHQFFVKDSMGWLATPLLIVIAVIALTDVMFALDSIPAIFAVTKEPFLVMTANVFALLGLRSLYFVLEGMLTRFCYLRPALAFILSFIGIKMLLMETSYAIPTPVSLGVIVLTISAAIIGSLWKTRELKVS; translated from the coding sequence ATGAGCCTTTTGAGCTATGAAGGGTTCGCTGTTCTAACCATCTTTATGTTGGCGCTGGACTTGTACCAAACCCGCGGTGGCAAAGTCACCATCAAAAAAGCCGCTATCTGGAGTGTTTTCTGGGTTATGTTGGCTTTAGCTTTCAATGTGGTTATCTATTTATACTGGCCTTTGATGGCACCAGAGAGTAGCTATACCAATAGCGAAGCGGCGACAGCTTTCCTTACCGGCTACTTGCTTGAAAAATCATTGAGTGTCGACAACCTGTTTGTCTTCGCATTGATTTTCAGCCAATTTGCCGTGCCTGAAGCGATTCGTCCGCGGGTACTGATGCTAGGCGTAGTGGGCGCACTGATACTGCGTGCAATCATGATTGCCGTGGGGGCTGAGTTGCTCACCCAATTCCACTGGGTCTTGTATGTCTTTGCAGCGTTCTTGCTGTATACCGGCTACAAGTTATGGCGTGAGGATGAAGAAGAGCAAGAGGACTTTTCCCAGTCGCTACCAGTACGCTTAGTGAAAAAATGCTTCCGTGTTACCGATGACTATCGTGGCCATCAGTTCTTTGTCAAAGACAGCATGGGTTGGCTTGCCACTCCGCTGTTGATTGTCATTGCTGTCATTGCATTGACCGATGTGATGTTTGCTCTGGACTCGATCCCGGCGATCTTCGCGGTAACCAAAGAGCCGTTTCTGGTCATGACAGCCAACGTCTTTGCCCTGCTTGGCTTGCGTTCGCTGTATTTCGTGCTGGAAGGTATGCTGACCCGCTTCTGCTACCTGCGGCCGGCACTGGCGTTCATCCTGAGCTTCATCGGTATCAAGATGCTGTTGATGGAAACCAGTTATGCGATCCCGACACCGGTTTCCTTGGGTGTGATCGTACTGACCATCAGTGCCGCAATTATCGGCTCGCTCTGGAAAACCCGAGAGCTGAAAGTGTCATAA